A genome region from Nerophis lumbriciformis linkage group LG18, RoL_Nlum_v2.1, whole genome shotgun sequence includes the following:
- the plppr3b gene encoding phospholipid phosphatase-related protein type 3 — translation MPRRARAHLDAAVRGSVHHHRLLTCTRTPQSRRGATERTRGGKQPVADGKLRLKVTGGSKHLIRMMMSSPSDKMKKKWSKDSLTLLPCFYFVELPIVASSMVSLYFLELTDVVRPPQVGFRCHDRELSKPYVDGGDEMIPLLMLLSLAFAGPAASIMLVEAFVYFLQTRTKVRRAEGSINAGGCNFNSFLRRTVRFVGVHVFGLCATALVTDVIQLSTGYHAPFFLTVCKPNYTHVACDTNAYITKDICSGHDHHAITAARKTFPSQHATLSAFAAVYVSMYFNSTISNSTKLLKPVLVFFFAIAAALTGLTQITQHRSHPVDIYVGFLIGAFIAAYLAFHAVANFKSSDIALAPPPPPVLTDPLRALTERGHESVYQKGPASASESNDEIAAAPAPLECRDGAGPLQREVASMGSLKRASVDVELLAPRSPMAKETMLTFSNTLPRASINVGEGAPGPVQQIQPVQLRLKAVHVPMDPVSSQRLLTEWKQKSMEMRSQSTRDENETSEDGSEADDRGSQVPICLSGKTSASSRNRTPPPSGAKAVATPRPPQIPEAGPPPVSPKSSVARAKWQAIREKTGGDTSGRVAANQPRLMQVVAMSKQQGLLGSSSSAEKSSETDSTCSGASSSAAAASPRYRPTPEKQREGIVTVDAHASHHPLAQAPPSERNGRPWEWGGGDLRDTYDLNSLQRGDSAACGSSFRPHRSPGAPHSASPQPQFEVLTDAQRKEMAMRRKTALVLLERDGHHADEDNHFKSFQSRRMKD, via the exons ATGCCGCGACGCGCACGCGCACACCTCGACGCTGCAGTGCGCGGGAGCGTGCATCATCACCGCCTGCTTACTTGCACACGCACGCCGCAGAGCCGACGCGGAGCGACCGAGCGGACGCGGGGAGGCAAGCAGCCGGTGGCCGACGGGAAGCTGCGGTTGAAGGTGACTGGGGGATCGAAGCATCTGATCAG GATGATGATGAGCTCGCCGTCAGACAAGATGAAGAAAAAGTGGTCGAAGGACAGTCTCACGCTGCTGCCATGTTTTTACTTTGtggag CTGCCCATCGTGGCCTCCTCCATGGTGTCGCTGTACTTCCTGGAGTTGACGGACGTCGTGCGGCCGCCGCAAGTCGGCTTCCGTTGCCACGACCGCGAGCTCAGCAAGCCGTACGTGGACGGCGGGGACGAGATGATCCCGCTGCTCATGCTGCTGAGCCTCGCCTTCGCCGGCCCGGCCGCCTCG ATCATGCTGGTGGAGGCTTTCGTTTACTTCCTGCAGACCCGGACCAAAGTGCGGCGGGCGGAAGGGAGCATTAACGCCGGAGGCTGCAACTTCAACTCCTTCCTGAGGAGGACCGTGCGCTTTGTGG GTGTGCACGTGTTTGGTCTTTGCGCCACGGCGCTGGTCACCGACGTCATCCAGCTGTCCACGGGCTACCACGCTCCGTTCTTCCTCACCGTGTGCAAACCCAACTACACGCACGTCGCCTGCGACACCAACGCTTACATCACCAAAGACATCTGCTCCGGACACGACCACCACGCCATCACGGCCGCCAG GAAGACGTTCCCATCCCAGCATGCGACTCTGTCGGCTTTTGCCGCCGTGTACGTCTCT ATGTATTTCAACTCCACCATCTCGAACAGCACCAAGCTGCTGAAGCCCGTGCTGGTGTTCTTCTTCGCCATCGCCGCCGCGCTGACGGGCCTCACCCAGATCACGCAGCACCGCAGCCACCCGGTCGACATCTACGTGGGCTTCCTGATCGGAGCTTTCATCGCCGCCTACCTG GCTTTTCACGCGGTGGCCAACTTCAAGTCCTCGGACATCGCCCTGGCTCCGCCCCCTCCACCCGTCTTGACGGACCCCTTGCGAGCGCTGACCGAGCGAGGACACGAGTCGGTGTACCAAAAAGGCCCCGCCTCGGCCTCCGAGAGCAACGACGAGATAGCGGCGGCGCCGGCTCCGCTGGAGTGCCGGGACGGCGCCGGGCCCCTGCAGAGAGAGGTCGCGTCCATGGGGTCCCTGAAGAGGGCCAGCGTGGACGTGGAGCTGCTGGCCCCTCGCAGCCCCATGGCCAAGGAGACCATGCTGACCTTCAGCAACACTTTGCCGCGAGCCAGCATCAACGTGGGCGAGGGGGCGCCCGGTCCGGTCCAGCAGATCCAGCCGGTCCAATTGCGTCTCAAGGCGGTCCACGTACCGATGGACCCGGTCTCTTCGCAGCGTCTTTTGACCGAATGGAAGCAGAAGTCCATGGAGATGCGAAGCCAGAGCACGCGGGACGAGAACGAGACCAGCGAGGACGGCTCGGAGGCGGACGACCGAGGATCCCAGGTCCCCATCTGCTTGTCCGGCAAGACCTCTGCCTCCAGTCGCAACCGCACTCCCCCTCCGAGTGGCGCCAAAGCGGTAGCGACCCCAAGACCGCCTCAGATCCCCGAAGCAGGGCCGCCGCCGGTGTCACCAAAGAGCTCTGTGGCCCGCGCCAAGTGGCAAGCCATCCGAGAGAAGACGGGCGGGGACACTTCAGGCCGCGTCGCCGCCAACCAGCCGCGCCTGATGCAGGTGGTCGCCATGTCCAAGCAGCAGGGCTTGCTGGGGTCCTCGTCTTCGGCGGAGAAATCCTCAGAAACGGACTCCACCTGCTCCGGAGCCTCCtcctccgccgccgccgcctctccgcgATACCGACCGACGCCCGAGAAGCAGCGGGAGGGAATCGTCACCGTGGACGCCCACGCTTCCCACCACCCTCTCGCCCAAGCGCCGCCCTCCGAGCGAAACGGCCGTCCCTGGGAGTGGGGCGGCGGCGACCTGCGCGACACCTACGACCTCAACAGCCTCCAGCGAGGAGACTCCGCCGCCTGCGGCAGCAGCTTCCGGCCACACCGCTCCCCCGGCGCGCCGCACTCGGCTTCGCCCCAGCCACAGTTCGAGGTGCTGACGGACGCTCAAAGGAAGGAAATGGCGATGAGACGCAAGACGGCGCTGGTTCTCCTGGAGCGAGATGGGCATCACGCCGACGAGGACAACCACTTCAAGAGTTTCCAAAGCCGCAGGATGAAGGATtag